The Pseudochaenichthys georgianus chromosome 24, fPseGeo1.2, whole genome shotgun sequence genome includes a region encoding these proteins:
- the LOC117440393 gene encoding macoilin-1 — protein sequence MKKRYVDASRLRKMKKLKITEKLSESAYTFVKFMMMWMLVLLADFILEFRLEYLWPCWLFFGSVYTTFHCHGLAICVVFVCAAFTLDIFCLIFVPLHWLFFVASTYVLFNYIWHTEKGICISTVSLWILLVYTEASLRLKDLKASHANLSHLFAAHCIGYPVVYLGFDATCYFTNIFKLRIQKAVQSENDFHMHLLQHSLPPGLQVFPKTGTDGSSSSKWKTKPESTQYQCQNGAVLATDEAHTVDCLQIRSEERASEKGALEGKSAESNRRPLPSKPGESRDLLPCGAAGPESSTTPENLPQDEPGSKATRAAKSSSPKASRGSTNTPSPPAGRTEKKQRSSSKTVSPNRDVPEKSNHHAEQMNKLEQDLRRLRTELQLSRQSEQELRSHVCNLTNSERSLRPEVSLLRQSNMLLQSKVLCLSKTKQRDKQSSAMLEKKTRAETEARLSVEKQLAELQAQRLEEANNTARSLNNRQEHCETQMLRKRVKDLETEYKQLQLECQVKESRVLDLESDVEALGMYRCVEKETDMLLSTLSAMQEKAQHLEYNLSAETRIKLDLFSALGDARRQLEIAQDKVMRQDREIKEMKQKIAEVMAVSPGVSYMAPRPPVPQYLTKLLSSERYMLNPRALMYQCLKK from the exons ATGAAGAAACGATACGTGGACGCGAGCAGGCTACGGAAAATGAAAAAGCTGAAAATAACGGAGAAGCTTTCTGAAAG TGCGTACACCTTCGTGAAGTTTATGATGATGTGGATGCTGGTGCTGCTGGCAGATTTCATCCTGGAGTTCAGACTGGAGTACCTGTGGCCCTGCTGGCTCTTCTTTGGGAGCGTTTACACCACGTTCCACTGCCACGGGCTG GCTATTTGTGTTGTTTTTGTCTGTGCTGCCTTCACTCTGGACATCTTTTGTTTAATTTTTGTTCCTTTGCACTGGCTGTTCTTTGTGGCAAGCACTTATGTGTTATTCAATTACATATGGCACACAG AGAAAGGCATCTGCATATCCACGGTGTCCCTGTGGATTCTGCTCGTCTACACAGAGGCGTCACTCCGACTAAAGGACCTTAAAGCCTCTCATGCAAACCTGTCTCATCTTTTTGCTGCACACTG CATTGGGTATCCTGTGGTGTATCTGGGCTTTGATGCCACGTGCTACTTCACCAACATCTTCAAGCTGCGCATTCAGAAAGCTGTGCAGAGTGAGAATGACTTCCACATGCACCTCCTGCAGCACTCGCTCCCCCCAGGCCTGCAGGTCTTCCCAAAGACGGGaacagatggcagcagca GCTCTAAATGGAAGACAAAGCCTGAGTCCACTCAGTATCAGTGTCAGAACGGCGCTGTGCTGGCCACTGACGAGGCTCACACCGTGGACTGCCTCCAGATCCGCAGCGAGGAGAGAGCGTCGGAGAAGGGAGCGCTGGAGGGGAAGTCCGCTGAATCAAACCGGCGGCCATTACCATCCAAACCTGGTGAGTCCAGAGATCTGCTTCCCTGCGGGGCAGCAGGACCCGAATCCTCCACAACCCCGGAAAATCTACCTCAAGATGAGCCAGGAAGCAAAGCTACACGGGCGGCTAAAAGCTCCTCGCCAAAAGCCAGCAGAGGCAGCACAAACACTCCCTCCCCCCCCGCAGGGAGGACGGAGAAGAAGCAGAGATCCAGCTCGAAGACGGTCAGCCCCAACCGGGACGTCCCAGAGAAGAGCAATCACCACGCTGAGCAGATGAACAA GCTGGAGCAGGATCTGAGGAGGCTGCGGACCGAGCTGCAGCTGAGCCGGCAGAGCGAGCAGGAGCTGCGCAGCCACGTCTGCAACCTGACCAACAGTGAGCGCAGCCTGAGGCCAGAGGTGTCCCTGCTCAGACAGTCCAACATGCTGCTCCAGAGCAA GGTTCTGTGCCTGTCTAAAACCAAGCAGAGGGACAAACAGAGCAGCGCCATGCTGGAGAAAAAGACGAGAGCAGAGACGGAGGCCAGACTCTCCGTGGAGAAACAGTTGGCTGAGCTTCAGGCTCAGAGACTGGAGGAAGCAAACAACACAGCACGGAGTCTCAACAACAG GCAGGAACACTGTGAAACCCAAATGTTAAGGAAAAGAGTTAAAGATCTAGAGACAGAGTACAAACAACTACAGCTGGAGTGTCAAGTCAAAGAGAGTCGTGTGCTAGATCTAGAGAGTGATGTTGAG GCTCTGGGAATGTACCGCTGTGTGGAGAAGGAGACAGACATGCTGCTGTCCACTCTGTCGGCCATGCAGGAGAAGGCTCAACATCTGGAGTACAACCTGAGCGCCGAGACTCGCATCAAACTGGACCTGTTCTCGGCTCTGGGAGACGCTCGCCGGCAGCTGGAGATCGCTCAAG ATAAAGTGATGAGGCAGGACCGGGAGATTAAGGAGATGAAGCAGAAGATCGCCGAGGTGATGGCCGTCAGCCCGGGGGTTTCCTACATGGCTCCTCGCCCCCCGGTGCCGCAGTATCTCACCAAGCTACTGAGCTCTGAGCGCTACATGCTGAACCCACGAGCCCTCATGTACCAGTGCCTGAAGAAATAA
- the LOC117439658 gene encoding LOW QUALITY PROTEIN: serotriflin-like (The sequence of the model RefSeq protein was modified relative to this genomic sequence to represent the inferred CDS: substituted 1 base at 1 genomic stop codon): MYTRAVVQQYRSIPLPLTGFLDSSRCTAPSFTSVVTVEKSGPRLTEHTPTRLPREKCAEGSPPESPAPYGLTVPHLSRVPKEHGESAKCVWTIVCPALYGPSAYYVPRDPPGSLEKPGAANAQKWANTCSMNHSPDSSRVISSSGCGENLXMSCSQEPWSNAIQDWYDEVQNWRYGVGSTNGRVVGHYTQVVWYRSNKVGCGVAFCPNPQYKYFYVCQYCPLGNFQYARPYKSGPSCGDCPNACNNKLCTNPCPYADKNSNCPDLKQQPTCINADVASCCPASCKCTSQIIYLSSWALTYQSDSIKDTSL; encoded by the exons ATGTATACACGTGCTGTCGTCCAACAATACCGTTCCATcccactgcccctgaccggctttctGGATAGCAGCCGCTGCACCGCACCCTCCTTTACCTCGGTTGTGACCGTGGAGAAGTCTGGGCCgcggctgacagagcacactcCGACGCGCTTACCTCGCGAAAAGTGTGCTGAGGGCTCTCCCCCAGAGTCCCCAGCCCCGTATGGGCTCACTGTGCCCCACCTCTCCCGAGTCCCTAAGGAGCACGGGGAGAGCGCAA agtgtgtgtggacTATAGTGTGTCCAGCCCTGTATGGGCCCAGCGCGTACTACGTCCCCCGGGACCCTCCAGGGAGCCTGGAAAAAC ctgGAGCAGCCAATGCTCAGAAATGGGCCAACACCTGCTCCATGAACCACAGCCCTGACAGCTCCAGAGTGATCAGCT CTAGCGGCTGTGGAGAGAACCTGTAAATGTCCTGCTCCCAGGAGCCCTGGAGCAACGCCATCCAGGACTGGTACGACGAGGTGCAGAACTGGCGCTACGGAGTGGGATCTACCAACGGACGAGTGGTCGGACATTACACACAG GTTGTTTGGTACAGGTCCAACAAGGTTGGCTGTGGTGTGGCGTTCTGTCCCAACCCTCAGTACAAGTATTTCTACGTCTGCCAATACTGCCCACT CGGAAACTTCCAGTACGCTCGCCCCTACAAATCAGGACCCTCCTGTGGTGACTGCCCCAATGCCTGCAACAACAAACTCTGCA CCAACCCCTGTCCCTACGCTGATAAGAACAGCAACTGTCCTGATCTGAAGCAGCAGCCGACCTGCATTAATGCAGACGTGGCCTCTTGCTGTCCCGCCTCCTGCAAGTGCACCTCTCAGATCATTTACTTGTCCTCATGGGCTCTGACATATCAGTCAGATTCAATAAAAGATACTTCTCTTTAA